The segment atttattttaacacTTAATTTTGCCTGCTGAACACCTTACCCAGAATCTAGCTCTAATTAAAGTAATATCGACAAGTACAGCGGTGCATGTTATGGGGTTGCTCTGTGAGAGCCCAAGGACCACCCCCCCTTGCCCCTTACCTGCAGAGGCCCTCCCGTAGGAGGTGTTGCGGAGAGGAGGGAGCCGCCCATGAAATTTGGGGGCTCCCCATTCCCCCACAGCCGGTGGGTGTAGGAtgggcccccccagcaccccagggtgcgGGATGGGGTGAGCGGGCAGGTCCTCGCTGGAGAGCATCGGTGCCACCCTGGTCACCTTGGGGTGCGCCTTGGAAGAGCTCAGGCCCATGGCACAGAGCGGGGGCtttgggagaaggaagaaaccTCGTGCTGTGCCCCCAAAAAGGCAGAGGGATCCTCGAGCACAgggctccctgctggctgcccagctgggggctggctcCCACGGATGAATGCACCTGTGTGTCCTTCCCAGGGGGGTTAAACATTGACTCGGCCCTGGGAATGtcccagcagggacaggaggAGGCCCAAACAGGCCAGAAAGACGGCGCCAAGCTTTGCTTTTCACCTGCAAGTCACTTTCAGCAAGCAGCACCACCACAGCTGGTGGCCCTGGAGGTATTTCTACAACTGTTTCTTTGGCTAAATCTTCAGTCTTTGGAGGGAAATTCAATGCTCAGAGGATTAAAAGGGTTACAGCAAGGATTAAAAGGGTTACAGCACCTCCAGAGCCTGCCCCGGCGTGGGAGAAGTATCCTCTCTCCCTGCTCCAGGCCTCGCACAGAGTGGTGGCACTGCTGGAAAAATTCGTCACCCACCCGCCTGGTGCACGGTTTGCTTCAAGTTTTTTGTGTCCAAGGTTGGCAAATCTGCAGGGGAGATTATTCCTGAAACAAGATTCACGAGTGCTGGGACCAACATCCCCTGCCAGGGGTGCCTAAAAGCCTAAGGATCAGCTGCAAAACCCCACAGTGCTGGCCtgaaagcactgctcagcaccttGAGGCTGCATCCATCGAGACCAGAACCTCACAGTGAAACCGTAAAGCCCCCACACCCCTGTACATCAGGGCTGTAGGGCTGTACCTCAGCATGAGCTGTGCGTGCTGCCAAGGATTGCTTTAAGCTGGGAGGTGCTCAGCTGTGAGGGACCCCACGCAGCTCCTCCCAGGAGCCCTGGGACCTCTTTGTACCTTCCTCTCATTTCGTTTATTGCCCAAAATCCTCCACTAAATTCAGCTAGGACTTGTACATGCTGGCCTTGCCTAAAGTGGGTTTTCCAGCAAATTTAttaaattcagaaagaaatcatTGGCCTGCAAGTGTTCTGATGCTCTCATTTTAAGGAAGATGCATGGAAAATCCCTAACTACTGAGCAGCAAAGGAGAACCAAGGGAGGATTCGGCACGGAGCACCTGTCCCATGCACAGCCACAACCATGGGCTGCGTCTCCCCCATCTGCCTTGAAAAGgtgttttctccttgaaaagGTCTTTTGAGTTAATGTCACAGCCTCATGtcctgtgtttttgtttccaaaatgcaCATCTTGCTCCAAAGCCCAGGGAAGGCAGCTGCTCCAGAGCATCACGCCTTGTCACCACGACTGGGGTGGGGGAAGCTTAAGGTCCGAAAGgaaaacaccaggaaaaaaatccccGGAGGAGCAGATGTTGGTGTGAGTGCGCGCAGTGGGATAAGTgtgctttgtgcttttcttgCCAAAATCCTACCTGCATTTCATGGAAATCcctgagggagggagaggaaccATGAGAATAGGGTTGTTGTCATTTATGACATTTGCTTTAGCATTTGTTTAGGGGCGGTGGCGAACAAATCAAGCAACAACAAGAGGACAATAACCCAGCATCGTTTCACTGGCTGGGATCCACGCTGGTGAAGGGGGccacaataacaacaaaacagccTCAATTTATTGTctcatttattgtttttaatgagatttCTCTCGTTGAAAGGCAGAGCTGCACTCTGAAAACAATGACCCTCCTTGCTTTGTGAGAGGAGCGGTGAAAGCCTCCTGTTGCCCTGCTTCCACCCTTGGTCCTGGATAGTGcccaggcagcacagctggCCCCAGGGGAGGGCTAGGAGCCTGCACCCCATGCCTGCCAGCCCCACGGCTGCAGCTTTTGCCTGCTGGGCCACTGGGGCCATCGCTGGCCCCCAAGGACAGGCTGGGAGCACGCAccagggctgctgcctgtgctagGCCTCACGTCGAGCCTGCCTTTTTGGGCTGGCACAGCAACCTGTTCTGCCCTGAAATGTCTCAGGCAGAGAGAAACTGACTCGAACGCTGGGATTTCATgttattttccctgctgaataCTCAAAGAGGTTCCTTGAAGGATCCAGTCCTGTGCCTGAAGATGCTGCCAAAAGGTCCTCATCAATGCGTAcgaaaaggaaatgtttgttttccccatgtGTTCAGCTTGGCAGGAACTAAAATTTCAGTAAAACACATCTCTAAAGCTCTCTTTTAGCGTAAATGAATATATTGGCTCCAAAATCGGCTCGGGGTGGTGCTCAAGCAGCCATGTGCCCTTTGCTCTCAGCCGCATCATCCCATCTGTATCGCCTGTCCCACACAGGTCAActtttcaagatatttttaatgactGACTGCTTCAAAAGCAGCGGATGAAGCTCTGAGCCCATCTCTTCAAATgctaaaaagacatttaaaagaCTACGTGTGCACACAGACCTTACACCTCTGGGTTTAGGGGGATGGTTGTTCGGGTGGTTCTTCCAGCTCCTGTTGTGTAGCCATGTGATAAAAGAGCCTGAGCTACGGTGTTTTGTTAGTTTTCaatataaatgtgtattttgttaGCTCTGCCGGTTGCAGCAAATACTTTTTAAGGACAAATATTACAGATAAAAACCATCAGGTAGAAGAGAGTCAAATTAAAAGCTGCATTTGTAATTATCGCCACGAATGGCTGCAGTTGCAGTGGCATTAAGCCCTAACGCCCATGGGGACAGGGTGATTTCTGCACCACGCTCTGGCCCCAGGCCTGCcacagctgctcctgggctCACGATGCCGCCAGCATCCCCCCCAAATTGTGGGGTTCATGTGGGACCCCGCAACTCGCAAGCCCATATGCGCCCATTGAGAGGTGAGCTTGTGATCAGCACCCTTGTACATTGTGCTCTTGCTCTtatttaataacaaataaaCATGGTTTTTGCTATTTATATAACCAATAGTATTCATTATGAACCCCgccttaatcttttttttttttttttttttttttttttttttccccctctggcAGAAATACTGTCAAAAAAAGCCCTCCTAACTGGAAATCAAAAGCTccagtgctgggcaggctggtaGAGTTCAGCAATCTGCACttctttccatttgtttctactcttcttaaaaaaaaaaaaaaaaaaaaaaaacaataaattgtttttgtttgcatatCAGGTGCTCTCAAATATAAAAGTCATCTTGCATGATTGATCCTAGGAATGCTGCAACAGAAAACAGCCATCCTAAATTACACAGTGACTTAGGGAAGGAGCTGGCTtggctggtttgtttgttttggcttttgAAAGGTTTTGCACTGCAGAActtcttaagaaaaatatttgtttggcCCAAGGGAAAAGCTCTAGAAAATGGGAACTGGCATTTTCCAGGGATGCAGGGATGCCGGTGATTCGGGGTGCTCAATCTCTATGTGAGAAGCTTGTTGTTCAGCTAGGAATGCAGTttttctgcaaggaaaaaaaatgaatgaataaataaataagccctGAGTGAGGTCGGTTCTTCTGCTGCGTTCAGGAAGGGATTTCTTGCTTCCAATAAACCGGGAGGGAAGGTGTCCTGGCAGCGCATGGCTGTGTCACTGTCCCTGCTGATGTCCTGGCTGTCACGTCAATTTGGGCATCAGGACTGAGCCTTTGATTTCCACTGCCTGCAGGCACAGCACGTAATGGAGAGGAGACAAGCGTGCAGCACCAGAGGgcaagcagcactgcagcatgTCTGTTATTATGTGTGGAGTAGCTTTCATCACATATTTCACAACAGCGTAACCTAATGAAAGATTAATTCGTTGCATGACACGGGATAATTAGTCTGATAAAGATCCCTAATAACAATGTGAACATCAGCTTCCCTCACAAATGGCTTCTTGAGACTTCTGTGAGAGGTTTAGAGCTGCTTTCCGAACCCACTGCCTTACCAAAAGATTGGTATATTTTGAAGCTAAATTCACACGTCCACGTTTGAGATTTAGCTGGAAATGTCCAAAATTTGTATCTTTGAGAACAGTTCTACTTTTGCAGAAAGACCAGAAGACCAGTGATGTAGACTTCATCCATATTTTAAACCTACCAGCTCAGTAAGACAGGAGCTTAAATGGTTTTTATTAGAAAACGTTTTATTGTGGTTATTTACACCCTTTCCTTGGTAAGTGTataaatgtaaacatttattATAGATGTATTTCTCTTATCTTACATCCCCAGATCAGAGTAAATGTCATCGTTAAGCATACAAGGAGTGAGGAAATTTAAGCTATATTCACAGAATATACATCCGCGTGCAGTTCAAGTCCGCCAGCCCTAAGCTAGTGGTATAGACACTGTCCCGTTAGCTCTACTTCTGCTTCTCGTGTGTACGCTGGAGTCTGTGACGTCGTCGGCGTGATCCTCGCTCTTCTTCTCCTTTAAGCTGTTGATGAACCTCAGGGTGATCTCATCCCACTCCTCGGGGAGCAGCATCAGCAGAAACCCGATGCAAATGATGATGGTGGCTCCCAGCCTCACCACGCTGAAGATCATTTTGTGCTTCAGGAGATCCACGGCTGTGAAGGAGAAACAACAAGGCTGTCAAAACGGCAGCAGGATGAACCACAGCATCAGAGCAGCCTGGCAAAAACCCGTGTGTCATGCTCTGGCTGTGACACAAGCCACATCGCCCCCAGTGCTCTGGTGACCAGCTCCTAGGGTTCAGAGCACGGCCTCAAAAAAGGAAGCCTCAAAAAGCCAGCTTAGCCTCAAAGCTTCCCTTTCTGCTCTGAGAGGGAAGGTGTTTTATGGTAACTCTTTTATCTGTAGCAGGCTGAATCAGCACAGCACTTCCTTGTGCTGCAGAGGTCAGCGGTAGGGAGGTCAGGGAGCTGGAGATGATGTCTCCAGGCCCAGCCTCCCAGCTCCACGAGCTGCAGTAACAGCACATCTGAGCCCTTCAGCAGCCTCGTCCAGGTACCGACAACCACATTTCACATCTCTGACCTGAACACCCCTATAAATAGCTGTCTGTTTGAAAACATGCTCAGACACCTCGAGTTGCAAGGCcagggaggtggaagaggagatCAGAAGAGCAGAGACAGCAGCTGTTCAAGAAGAACGAGCTTTGGCCAAAAATCCCACGTACACTCCCTGCCCTGGTGCTGCACGGCAGGTCACCAGCATGGTGCTGAGCCACGGCAGCAGGATGCTGCCCCCTGCCACGTCTCAGCAAACGTGGTGGCAACCAGCCTGCCCTCTCCTGTGCACAGGATGGACATACCCCATCACTTCCAGGGCAAAgaataaagattattaaaaaagGCTTTTACTAACTGAAACACCCCCCATCACCGGGAGCAGCTGTGAAGGTGAATGAGACGGGATCATTTGTGAAATATGTGGCAGCAGATTGTGAGCATTTAGACAATAAAGTGcttctgctgtgtgtgtgccactgcgtttgtttctctttcaacCAAGGAGCTCATTACTTGTACCTGCATTGCCAGGGACGCTGAGCACCGTGCCGATAGAGATCAGGATGGGGTACGTAAGCACGACGCCAACATTAACCAGAATGTTgaatgctggggaaaaaaacagataaaataataTGTGATTATGCAGAAAAGCACTAGAGCGAGGCATTTCTCCTCCACCCTGACCCTCCAGGTGTGATGGGGTGATAGCAGCAGGGAACCCAGACTCTAATGGGCACTCAACACAATTACCCTGTGAAGCTGACCAAGCACGCTGTAGTGAGACCACGGTTTTGCTGCTATGTTGAAGGCAAGCTGAAAGCTGAGAGAAGTACAAATGCTCAGCACCTTTAATTTATGGATTTATGGggcgttttgttttgtttttaataacagtCTTCCCAGCCAGCTTCAATTTTCTTGAGGTATCATGAGCAAATTGTAAAACTTCCCTTTCATACCATCCTTCAGGGTGCTGCCATAAGGGAGGCAGCAAGCTCTCAGAGCCAAGGCTGGTGCTGAGCAATGTGGCACTCCCTAAACATTCCTCCTCTGCTGGTGGCAGTCCCCTGTGTGGAAGGAGCAGGTCTGTCTGCTCCACAGTGCTGTTTCCTCCTGCTTGGGGTTATATTTTCAGGCAGTGCTCTGGGTGGTAAGTCATCCCTGTATTTTTCCCCTTGGGTGCTGACAGAGAAGCTGCAGCTCAGGTTGGAGTTGCTTCAAGGAGTGGCAAAGGCTTGCTCTTGACACCTCAGCCCCCAGTCCTGCCACTCTGTAGGATGGCTGCACTATGGGCTACGTACTGGCAATGGCATCCTCTTTGTTTCCATTTAATATACTTGCAGTGGAGACAAACCTCTACAATTATGAAATAATTGAGACGTTAGTAAAGGAAAGTGTGTTCGTATACCTCTAAATTAAAACACCCTGGGCTGAATCCAACAGCTATTCTGCCTGGCTACAGGATAGCCTTTGGGGCTCTGAAAGAAGCATTGTggaagagaggaggggaggtggAGGCTTCAGGAAATGACACAGACGAAGTGTCCCACCCCAGCGGGTCTCCATATCGGTGTGTGCACACCAGTCCACATCAGCGCATGCCAGGAGCTGCTTGAGTACATGCAGCCCTTTGAAATTCGATTTACAGCGATCAGACTGTGCCAGAGACAGGGAAATATCAATAAAACCACTGTAGGAATGCAAAGATGAGATGCGGACAATGAGTAAGGCTGCTTTGTGTTTATTCTCTGCTACTAATATTCGTGTTAAGGCTTCCTATGAAAATTGTTAGTCACTCACCAAGGAGTACCCATTTGCACTGGGACCAGATTTCACTTGTGAGAGCTTTGCTGCTAATCAGGGGGGAAATATTTGTGTCTGAGGCTCACTCGGTactgggggcaggaggaggaaacagAGAAACGAGTACTTGTGTTATCACATACCTAACCAGAGGCCAGCCACTCCGCACAGGTAACCCCAGGGCACGGCAGAGAACGGCGACCAGTACTCCACTTTGGTAAAGTACAGTATGATGGGGGTAACTgagatgaaaattaaattgaagAAGCCCAAGGTGGAGACAAAATGAGCGGCCTCCCCGAAGTTTGCACTGCCAAGGAACATCTTGAACAAAACCTgtaaaggagaggaaagaggcGGGGTTTAGGCTCATGTCTGCCCTGGAGATCGAAGTCCTCCTGCACAGGGTTCTCCTCTCCTTTGGGGGGAGAGCTGGGCACAGGGGCAGACCTGACCAGGACAGGGTGCCACAGCCCAGGCTTTCACTAAAGAAGAGTTTTGCAAGGGAGATTTGGGGAAGATTTCTGCCTTGTTTTAGCTCAACGAGAGATAATCTGTTGTTACTAACAGGGGGAAGGTTGAGTCTGTACAACAAAGCTTAGCACAAAGTGCAAAGAGGAGTGGGTGTAAGTATGAACCTAAAGAGACAATGTGGTCTTTGCAGTGAAAGTTACTGGAGGGGGGCTGTGGGAGGAATGTCTAGCCTGGAGAAACTCACTTCAGACTCTCTTCAAGGCAGCATGAGCCTTGTGGAGGATTTGCCCTAGACAGCCCTAAGTTCACACACTTTGAGGGACTCACAAATGCTCACAATAAATTTATCAGAGACAGCAAAATCTAAAACCAGGAGGCAACTCCTCATCCTTCCACACTTCCTTGTCTTCACACACACTCTGCCCTCCCTGATCTGACCATACCCACAGCCACCTTTAGCCCGACCTGCCTCCAGGTCAGAcatccctcccttccccacccctcaCCTTCAAGGGCAGCCACTGCTGTCACACAGCGGGGGCAAAGCGCCGCCCGTCTGCAAGGCACAGGCTGCACCAGGGGCGCGCAGCCTGGCACGAGAGCAGAATATGCAAGAGAGCTGCACTGCGGACCGGGGACGAGTCATCTGTCCTCGCTGGAGGAGAGCGGCGCTCGCCGcattctccctctcctcccgcTGCATATGGCAAGCCCGTCCGAAACGGTGTCAAGAAACCGCGGCGGCAGGAAATGATTAAAACATGATACCGAGCTCCCGGCGGCATAATAATGGGGATTTCATTAAAGGCTCATAAAGCGAAGGCACGCGGAGCATTCGGCAGCTCCAAGCTAATTGCCCTCCTAGTAAATTTTCTGACGTTGTGACATTGCCCGGGCACAACGCGCATGATGCAGGAGGGGTGAGGAAAATCAAGCGCTTATTTCACAGGGATTCGCTTCCTACTTGTGCGTTTTTAACATCCAGCGTTACAGAAACAAGAATATTAATAAACGGTTGTGACCTACCTTATATAATGCAGACGTAGAGGCTGATCCAACAGCATATGCTACCCCGATAATTGAATCGCCCTGGAAACCATCTGCATATGCCATCATTACGATTCCTGTGATTGCCATTATTGCTGCCACTATCTGCACAGACAAAGCAAAGCGACGTAAAGCTCACGGCAGTTTCATTACACGGGAAGAGATTATCGCTGTGTGGGGTTTCAATGAGTGCCACTAGCTGCTTGCTCTGACTTCAAGCCTTACCCATTTCCCTTAAATAGGTGGTTATGAACTGCTGGGAGAAGCGGAAAACATAATGAAAGGCATCCACTTGGGAGATACGACTCTAAAAAATTGTAAGACGTTGTGCTCAACTATACAAGGGGACAAATATTCATCAAAGCCACCAATTCGACCAATTTGAATTGAAATGCAAGAATTTTGAGGGACAATCCTTCTGGACAGCAGTTCAGGAGACTGCTCCCTGAGCTGTGTCTTTAAGAAGCCTTTACCATTGTGCTTAGTTGGTGttagtttttatttgttaatcattttttttatttttttccttttggcctGGTTTGGTTTGTGGGGGTatggtggttgttgttgtttatgttTGTGTCCCTCATGTGAAGAGCCCAGACAGAGCTTCTAAGAAACTTCAAGGACAAAGAACAGGACTAAGTATCTGCACCACGTCTGAAATCCTTGGTCTTGACTCCAAGGAACTCCAAGCAGTGTCAGGGATCCCTCCATGAAAAACTCCTTCTCTCTGCCTAATTGCTCTAAGAAGGTAAATACAGAGTCTAAATTTCGAAGGTGCTGAATAATTAAGTTCTGCAGACTTAAAGGAAAACGCATTTCCTCAGACCTGTGGAAAATTACAGCCCCgtttctgaaagatttttgtatagatttaaaaagaattacAGTGACATTAAACAGTTTGTTGTTATAAAAAAGGT is part of the Anas platyrhynchos isolate ZD024472 breed Pekin duck chromosome 5, IASCAAS_PekinDuck_T2T, whole genome shotgun sequence genome and harbors:
- the SLC35F4 gene encoding solute carrier family 35 member F4 isoform X9 gives rise to the protein MGARIVAAIMAITGIVMMAYADGFQGDSIIGVAYAVGSASTSALYKVLFKMFLGSANFGEAAHFVSTLGFFNLIFISVTPIILYFTKVEYWSPFSAVPWGYLCGVAGLWLAFNILVNVGVVLTYPILISIGTVLSVPGNAAVDLLKHKMIFSVVRLGATIIICIGFLLMLLPEEWDEITLRFINSLKEKKSEDHADDVTDSSVHTRSRSRANGTVSIPLA
- the SLC35F4 gene encoding solute carrier family 35 member F4 isoform X8 — protein: MTWFSTNWNIMVFPIYYSGHLATAQEKQSPIKKIRECSRIFGEDGLTLKLFLKRTAPFSILWTLTNYLYLLALKKLTATDVSALFCCNKAFVFLLSWIVLKDRFMGARIVAAIMAITGIVMMAYADGFQGDSIIGVAYAVGSASTSALYKVLFKMFLGSANFGEAAHFVSTLGFFNLIFISVTPIILYFTKVEYWSPFSAVPWGYLCGVAGLWLAFNILVNVGVVLTYPILISIGTVLSVPGNAAVDLLKHKMIFSVVRLGATIIICIGFLLMLLPEEWDEITLRFINSLKEKKSEDHADDVTDSSVHTRSRSRANGTVSIPLA
- the SLC35F4 gene encoding solute carrier family 35 member F4 isoform X7, producing the protein MGRQHPTAWPPSRTGSYGSRATMDITRATPARKIVAAIMAITGIVMMAYADGFQGDSIIGVAYAVGSASTSALYKVLFKMFLGSANFGEAAHFVSTLGFFNLIFISVTPIILYFTKVEYWSPFSAVPWGYLCGVAGLWLAFNILVNVGVVLTYPILISIGTVLSVPGNAAVDLLKHKMIFSVVRLGATIIICIGFLLMLLPEEWDEITLRFINSLKEKKSEDHADDVTDSSVHTRSRSRANGTVSIPLA
- the SLC35F4 gene encoding solute carrier family 35 member F4 isoform X6 — protein: MKKHSARVAPLPSYNVSELNSPVPDGEEGTQTHTESSSQEAEGQTRCQSCTSTFLKLIWRFLIILSVSSSWVGTTQFVKITYETFDCPFFMTWFSTNWNIMVFPIYYSGHLATAQEKQSPIKKIRECSRIFGEDGLTLKLFLKRTAPFSILWTLTNYLYLLALKKLTATDVSALFCCNKAFVFLLSWIVLKDRFMGARIVAAIMAITGIVMMAYADGFQGDSIIGVAYAVGSASTSALYKVLFKMFLGSANFGEAAHFVSTLGFFNLIFISVTPIILYFTKVEYWSPFSAVPWGYLCGVAGLWLAFNILVNVGVVLTYPILISIGTVLSVPGNAAVDLLKHKMIFSVVRLGATIIICIGFLLMLLPEEWDEITLRFINSLKEKKSEDHADDVTDSSVHTRSRSRANGTVSIPLA
- the SLC35F4 gene encoding solute carrier family 35 member F4 isoform X10, translated to MAITGIVMMAYADGFQGDSIIGVAYAVGSASTSALYKVLFKMFLGSANFGEAAHFVSTLGFFNLIFISVTPIILYFTKVEYWSPFSAVPWGYLCGVAGLWLAFNILVNVGVVLTYPILISIGTVLSVPGNAAVDLLKHKMIFSVVRLGATIIICIGFLLMLLPEEWDEITLRFINSLKEKKSEDHADDVTDSSVHTRSRSRANGTVSIPLA
- the SLC35F4 gene encoding solute carrier family 35 member F4 isoform X5 → MDGKAAPNGVATIEDRILRITGYYGYYPGYSSQKREEGTQTHTESSSQEAEGQTRCQSCTSTFLKLIWRFLIILSVSSSWVGTTQFVKITYETFDCPFFMTWFSTNWNIMVFPIYYSGHLATAQEKQSPIKKIRECSRIFGEDGLTLKLFLKRTAPFSILWTLTNYLYLLALKKLTATDVSALFCCNKAFVFLLSWIVLKDRFMGARIVAAIMAITGIVMMAYADGFQGDSIIGVAYAVGSASTSALYKVLFKMFLGSANFGEAAHFVSTLGFFNLIFISVTPIILYFTKVEYWSPFSAVPWGYLCGVAGLWLAFNILVNVGVVLTYPILISIGTVLSVPGNAAVDLLKHKMIFSVVRLGATIIICIGFLLMLLPEEWDEITLRFINSLKEKKSEDHADDVTDSSVHTRSRSRANGTVSIPLA